The Parus major isolate Abel chromosome 12, Parus_major1.1, whole genome shotgun sequence genome segment tgcttgggGTACCACCAAACACCTTTGGAAGGGCTGTCACTGACGGCTGGTGCCATTTACCCTCGCTTTTCagacagaatcagagaatctcagaatggtttgggctggaagggacattagagttcatctcattccacccctttGAGTGCACCTCGCTGGGACCCTtctgctcctggctcccagctgctgtcactccagccagcccagcaggcagcccacctggagaagctgtgggaaattaaattttgacaGAAAGCAGTGCTTAAAATCgttaaaaattatctaaatatatgtgtgtgagtgtatgtaaatatacatattacaggaaaacacaaaccaaaccaagcaataaaaaaaaatcccattagtCGGGTCTATTGTCCGGTAATTCTAACAggctcctttccctgcctgaGGGAACCCTGGGTTTCCTTAGCATGGCCGAGGAGGCTGGAGGCTCCTGAGCCCGGCTCGCACCCTCTCGGGTCCGTACCCGGCTCCTCCCGGAGCAGGAATCGCTCATTAAAGCCGTGCCCAGGCGGCTCCGGGGGGAGCCGGTCAGCCGGAGGGgccgtgtgtccgtgtgtccgtgtgtccgtccGCAGCACACATCCCGCTCCGGGCGGGGCCGCCGCTGTGTCCCCCCCGTGCGGGACGGGGCTCTCGGGCATCTCCCAGGGCGAGGGAAGGCTCTCCCGAGCCCCCCGGGAGATGTTCGTGCCGCGGCACAGCAAGAAAAGGATGTACCCGTGTGTCCCGTGCGGAGGGAAGGGATGCGCAGCCCCGGCACACAGGGGACACGGCCACACGGGGACCCCGCTCCGCTCCGGCTCGGCAGAAACGCAGCTTAACCAAAGCGTCCCGAGCCCCTCTCTCGGCTGTCTACGAAAGAAAAATTcgaaacaaaaaaaccctaacttTATTTACTGCTTCGTGcgctgaaaaaaaaaattttaaaaatcaccttaTGATCTGAGAAATGATAATCACTTTTCTGTCACTTACtcagctgtgaaaagaaaatattaatattctcCCGCGAAGGCGCTAGCACCGAGTGAAGCCCGgctgttccagccctctgacaCAAGTGACTAAAACAGCCTGTTGTCCTGTTAATTTAGGTTAATGCGCTAGCGAAATCtcccttttaattaaaatcGGGCGCTGTTCTCCCGCGCACTGAGAGCACCAGAAACAGCCAGGGGTGACAGGGAAGTGACAAAGCCACACGCCCAGCTTGTCCTGCCAGCGCAGGAGGGTCCCGCAAAGCCCCGGCTCTGCCAGCCCCGCCACCCCCTTCTCTCTTCCCGGCATCCATCTTCATCCTCAggttaaataaaacatttccaacCAATGGTTTGGTTAAATATCTAAGTTATTTCAGTGTAAGAACACGAGGTTGTTTCCTGTTTACCCAGCCGTGTCTTGCCCCGCTCATCCCGGGGTTGATTTAACCCGGGATGGATCCGGGGCACCTCCCGGGCCGGGCCGTGGAGAGAGAAACCAGCAAAGCTGGGAAGGACCGGCATGAGTTCAGCGCAGATTCACCTCGAGGGCTCCGCCGATTCGGGGCTGTTTGGGGTTGAAGCTTCTCGGTGCTGCCTCCGTGCTCCGCTCCCCCCGGGGCCGCGCTCTCCGTGCCCTGAGCACGGGCTGGAGCCTCCCGGAGCCGCTGCCCCGGGACAGGGGCTCCCCTCCTGCCGGCCCTAAGGGCACCCTGCCGGGGCACGGAGGCACCCCCGAGCCGCTAATTACCGCCGTTAATTGGGAGGCGCCCCCGCAGCAGCGACTcagcccggggctgccccgccgctccccggcCCTCGCTCTCCGCCTCTCGTCCTTCCCTGCTTtgctgggtgtttttttggttggtttttctttttttttttcggttgttttgtttttggttttgttttttggtttttttttttgtttttttttagaaaaatggcGGTAATTGCATGTCTCGGTGGATGCTCTGTAATTTAACATCCCAACGGAAAACGTGGAGAAGACACTCGGGGAAAACAAGcgaaaaaataaaataaaataaaataaaaaatcctcaCCCGAACAACAAAGCGCCAGGATTTCGTGCAGCATCGCAGGAGCTCGTgaagagcatttttttaaagtgccgTTCAGGATGCACAGTGCAGAAGTTAATTAATCTTTTGTCAGCAGCTAACGTATCTTTAAAATCCGAGAGCATCCGAATTTGACCAAGGAAAGACCGAGGGTCTGGCCTCTCCCGGCCACGGGCAGCCGAACCGTCGTGGAAAACGATGGGAGAATCTTCCCGGTACCCCTGCGCTTTGCACTTTCTCTGTAGACCTGCCTTGAAATTGGTTTTCAATCTCTAACCTGCCTCcgtgggagaaaaaaaatagcaaatctttaaaaaaatcaaccccAAAGCATTACGTTACCCAGAGCAATAAttcataaaatactttattgaaataaagtaaatatcTTCGCATTAATAAAACTGAtcataaaatgcagttttcGAATAACTAGGGGCACCACAGGGTTTTAGACAGCGAGTAGATGTGGAAGGTGGGATCCAGTGTGCTCCTGGCCGGAGGGGAGCGGAGGTGAGACCGGCGTGCGGTCAAAGCGTCCAAACGTCCCGAGGCCGAAGGCGGCCGCAGCCCTGTCCGAGCTGCCCTCCGTGCCCTCGGGGGGCCCGGCGGGGCCCTGCGGACCGGGCCCCCCTCACTCCTCCTGGCTGACCTCGGCCGGCGAGCCCAGGCTCTCGGGCGGCTTCTCGGCATCCCGGGCGCGCTCCTGCTCCGAGAGCTGCTCGCTGCTGGGGATCGAGTTCTTCTTCGGGCGGCCCTTGGGCTTGGTGGGGGACTCCAGGCCGCCCCCCTGCAGCACCTGCGAGGCGGGGAGGGGGCGGAGGAAGGGGACACCCCGGTAAAACCGAGCTGCCATCAGCCCGGGCCGCAGCAACCCCTCTCTCTCCCGTGCCCCGGAGCGAAGCCGCCGGTGCGGGTCCTCTCGGACTGcggcccccgcccgccgccccgggGGCCGAGCAGAACCACCGGAGGGCTCGGACAGGACCGGGAGGGGGGCCGGCAGGGGCCCAGAAGATGCTGGACTAGGGGCACGGTATTAAAGACCAGGGAcatattcttattcttattcttattcttattcttattcttattcttattcttattcttattcttattcttattcttattcttacCATCATGGTCATCATTGCTGTTATAATTATCCTTAATGCTGTTATTAAATATCCCGGGGCCGGTGTGCGGAAGGACGAGGCCCACGGGGCAGGGCTCGATCCCCGCCGAACGCGGACACGTCGAGCCCAAGGGGAGGACTATTAATAAGGGCCACTTactattttcttccatttcatgCGCCTGTTCTGGTACCAGGTTTTCACCTGGAGCTGGCTGAGTCCCAGCGATTCGGCCAGGTCTATTCTGCGGGCGAGAGAGAGAGGAGGTCAGGCCGGCAGCTTTGGTCTCGATGGCAGCTTCCCGACTTTTTCAATCAAAACGAGCCCCGCCGCGCCCCGAGTCCGAGGTCGGCCGTGGCCTACCTGTCGGGCGTGGAGAGGTATTTCTGCTTCTCGAAGCGCTTCTCCAGCCCCATGAGCTGCAGCTCGGTGAAGACGGTGCGGCTGCGGCGGCCCTTCTTGGCCTTGCCCGGCTCCGGGGGGCCCGGCTCCAGCTTCCCGCGGAGGTGCAGCTCCAGCGGGAGATGCGGCGAGGCGGAGCCGCCCTGCAGCCCCGAGCCGGCGGCCAGCAGCGCCGAGCCCAGCCCCGAGCAGCCCAGGGGAGCCAGCGGGAACTTAAACACGGCGGCCGGCTCCGCCTTCAGCACCGCTGCGGGAGAGAGCGGCGGTGAGCGGTGGGCACCGCGGGGACCCCCGGGGCTGCAGGGTGCGGCGGATCCcggggagcagcccctgccaggaTCCCTGGCCCCTTCCCCTCCGGTCCCGGGCCCCCCGGCTGCGCCACCTCCGCGCTACAGGGCCACCTTTTACCCTTCAACCAGCACATGCTAATCAATGAGTTACTTGGGGGTTACAAGTGAAAATAATTCAACCCCAAAGCGCTCCCGTCGGTGTCACCCAACAGCCGCCGGACCCGGCTGAACTCGGCGACCAGCGGGGCGGGCACGGCCCAAGGATTCCCTTCCTAGGAGTTTTCAGGATATTTCCGACCTGGTAATAATTTCTATCCCACTCTGTGAACCGCAGCCTAGAGAGGACAGCGAGCCATCCCCGAGGATGCCGCTCCCTCGCCTGGGGCCGCCGCTCGGCCGGCTCCATTCACTTCTCCAGGATCCAGCTCGGCCCTGCTCGGCTCGATTCCCTCGCTGGGCTCGGCCCGACCCGGCTGGGTCAGTCCCGGCTCCCCCGCTCCGCTCCCTGGCCCAAACCCTGGGTGGGCCGGGGGCTGCGCTCCTGCTCGGCTCGGCCTCCCCGCCAGCGACACAGGGGGAAGGAATTCGGGGGAGCCTCTGTGAGGTCTTCTCGGCCTGCCTGAAATCGCCTCCCTCCCTACAGGGCCCGATCCTGCTCCCGTCTGTCCCTGCGGAGCTGATCCGTGAGGGGTGTGAAGAGCCTTGTATCTGATCCGCTATTCCGAGTAGTTCTGAATAGTTCATCTTGAAAATAATACTGATTTCTAGATATTCTAACGCATGTTGCTCCCTTGATCAGGGGCTTGACgctttcatctttttctcttaaatgcagaaaatgaaattggGATACTCCTTTTCTGTTCGGGTCAATGGATGAAGAGCTACGGCTCCGCAGATGAAGATGGCTTGGGAAGTCAAAGTTTCGCCATCACACATTTAACTATCGgcctttaaaatatgttaaataacacccttcaaaatacattaaacacTAGCGttaacaaaacccccaaaacacaaaaaagaaaaaaagaaacaaccgCAAAAAACTCCCCCAAattataacaataaaataacaattaaaaaaaaaccccaaacctatTTGAATGTTAATAAACTGCATTTGTCCTGGATGCAATATCCGGACTGGACAGAGAATGCTGGCACCcgttttaaaaaaacaaaccccaaacttaTATTATAATATGGTTAATAATGTTATGTCTTCCATCTtctatattaatattatataaacATAACGTATATgtatatgttatatataatatctCTGTGTATTATACATTTTTGTGTTTACACATAAAGCCGGGTTTCCAGCTAAACCTGTGACCGCAGGGCCTCTTGCCGCCCTCGCAGCCGCGCACAGACCCCGCTGCCCGGCTCCAGCAATTCTCACCTCATCCAAAAACACgggaaaacccccaaaacaaaactaccAACAACAACTTTCCCTGAAATCCAAAGGCCATTCTGTGCGAGGGCGGCTGCAGCCGCGGAGCCgctttcttctcttttaggCCCCAAGCACTCGGCTGTTCCCGGCTGGAGCGCCCGCGGCGCGGCGGGGATGCGCACGGCCGGCAGAGCCCCGCTGCAATTTTTGTAGGCAGAATTCCTAATTTTTTCTCCAAGGAACCCGGCTCCCAAAGGCGCTGGAGACCATCAGCGGGCGATGCCTCCCCGCCTGCCGCCCCCTGCCGCCCCCCAGGCGCGGGGAGCCCCCCGGGACGTACCGAGGTGGTTGTGGTAGGGCCGGGCAGAGAGCAGCGCCTGCACCCCGAACTTGAGCAGCTCGCCGGCCGGCGCGGCCCCCTTGGCGTCCGGGGGGTCGGTGAGGATCTCCTCGATCATGAAGCTGCGGTAGCGGTGGGAGCGGTGGTCGGGAAAGGCTTCGGCCGGGAAGTAGCGCGCGGCGCCCAGTTCCAGCGGGTGCTGCATCCTCGCCGCCCCCGGGGCGCGGGGGGATCCCCGGCCGCCGGGGCCGAGCTAGCGCAGCCCCCCGGCCGGCAGCCGGGCAGCGGGGGCTCTGCCCATcgccccgccgccccctcccctGGCCCTGTGCGGCGGCCCGGAGCCGTCCCCGCCGCCTGCACACGGGGCGCGGCACCGGGCAGCGTCTGTCTCTCCGCCCCGGGGCCGCGGCGGTGGCCTATTATACAGCAGGGCCCGGCGGGGCCGTCAGTGCGGCGGGGGAGGGCGCGGGAGGGGCTGCGGAGGAAGGAAGGGGCCGGGGCGGGCGAGTACCTGGAGCGGGGGTTACAGCCCAGCATTTGATCCCCCTCCATATAAAGCAAATTACCCGTTCTGCTCGCTGCGGGAGAGCAGACACCCAAACAACCGCTGGCCCCTTCGAAGCGCAGCCTCGGTCCCGGGGATCCTTATCACCATTCCTGTCCCcggctccagccccatccccgTCCCTGTAGCCATAATCATCGCCATTCCCTTTCCCGTCCCCACACCATTCGCCCCCAGTCCTCATCGccctctccatccccttcccccGACAGGGGATACCCGCGGTTCTGGAGAGCCTCGGCTGATGGAGGCAGACACGGAGCCCCACGGACCCTCggggacccccagcccctcgGCCCGGCCCGCACGTTCCCTGCCCCGCAGCATGGGCGGCTCGGAGCCCCAGGGCAGGCGGGGGCCGGAGgagcccaggcagccccagggcaggcGGGGGCAGCGCTGCCGGCCGGGGCTGCCCGCGGAGGGGCCCGGCCCGGTGCCCTCAGCTCCGGGCTCCCTCCCGGCCCCGGCCAAAGCGATGTAAACACCTgaaaggagctgctcagggaacAAAACTCAGAGCGAAGCAGAGCCTTTCCCTGGACTTTTAGATCATTTACACGAACGTTTTGCTGGGTACAATGTGATTCATTCTATTCCCTTTAGCCTGTGTCACGCACGACAGCAGAGACCCACGAGCCGCCCCCGCTCGTTACTGACGTGCTTCGAGCCAGACTCGTGTGCGGGAGCCCGAACGCCCAAATCCCTCCCGAAAATGCCGGCGGTAATGGATTACAGGGGGATCGTTTCGATCGTCTCGGGTTCCTCGGCGTGGGGCGGCTCTGGCAGCGCTCGGTCCCTGCCCACGGCCGGAGCTGCCCACGCGTGCCCGGGCCCGAGCGGTGTTCGCGGGGGCACCCACGGGCTCAGCCTGGCCGGCCCACGCAGCAGGACGGGAGCGGGGCTCATCCCCCCGGCAAGGGAAGCTCAGCCTCCCTCTCTAGGATTTTGGGCCGAAAGAAGGGGGTTCTGCACGTTTTGACGGCTGCAGCGGGGGATGCGCAGGGGAGAGCGGAGCAGCCACGGGACCGTGCTCGGGTTCGGAAGGCACCGGCAGGGTGGGACGGCCAGGGCAGTCACCCGCGGCTGCCGGCCGTGAGCGCAGACGGGTCCCAGCTCTCGGCTGCTGTCGGGGCCCCGTGTCCAGCCGGCTTCCCCCGAACCGTGCGGGCTCCAGCGCCTCTCGTGGGTCTCCGTCTGGCCCCCAAAGCCAGCCAACAGCCCCGGGGGCTCCGCGGGCGGCGGCAGATGCGGCTGCAGGGACCCCCGGCACATCGGAACCCCGGCCCTGTATCTTGAATTAAATCTCGAGGCAGGGGTAGGCGGGGGCGTTGGGGGAACTGCGGCGAGCACgaggcagccctgctgctcctgtcagcGCTATTTGAGTACTGCTGCCGTTCCTCTGTGCTACTCACCCCTGCATGCGACAACAACGAATTAATTTATGCTCTGTACTTCATTGCCTGCCCACATAACCTGTTCCATATGGTTACTGCGACTCGTACGGAGCAGTTCCGCGCGGATTTGTTCTGGTTGCTCCACGTTTCTTCAATTTAAGATTACGCCACTCGCTCTGTGAAACACTAACGGGCTGAGCCCCCATGATCTGCCCGGTGCTCCCTGCTGTTAGCGAGTTGTCATTTGTTCAGACATCATCTCGGTGCGTGCGCTGCCAGCGGGTTGGTGACACGCGGCAGAGCgggggctgtgcccaggagccGCCTCTCCCCTCCCGGGAGGGAGCAGCGGGCACCGGAGCCCACCGAGATGCTGCGCGGTCCCGGGGCTGGGCgcctccatccctctcccacTTCCCCGAATTCCTCCCGGGAATCCCGGGGCAGCCGTGTCCCTGTGCACACCTGCGCTCTGGGGAGCCCCGACCGACACCAACGGGGCCccaaaaacaatcaaaaatcccaaatcaaaACCCTCCCCGTTTCCTGACGTGGCTTTTGGTCCGGCCATCCTTTGTCCGTGTGTCCTCCTAAGGTGTTCCCGTGCCAAGGTGCTGATTCCCGACTGCCGAGGCCAAAGAGGACATCGGAGCTATTATCATGGAAAGTGGAGAATGATTATGAGTAAAGTGGGTGAATTTTGGACACATTCAAGCGAGCAGACAAATCCATATCGGAATGTTTAAACAACCTCACCCTCGAGGTGAGGTGCGCTCACAAACAAATAGTGCACGTAAAAGAAATTATGCACGcttctcttgtgtttttttgtttatttaaaataaatcaaaattcaaGAATAACTAAATAATAATACTTCCATCCCCACCCGGTACAGACCCGGTATCATTTCCCATCACACGGTATCGACTTtgataattaaaatttttatgttCCTTGGGACCCATCTGCCCCGAGGCTGTttaggagagcagcagcagccgggcAGGCACGGAAGGTCGGCGGATCCCACATCTTCCCCGGGAGCAGGCCTCCAGCCCCCGAGGTCACcgaaaaaataaaataaaaattagcttTTCTGGAAAAGCTCCTATTGAAAGATTTCGATGatgcactgaagaaaaagagggtgAATTTCACCATCCGGCAGCACTCACAGTTAGGAATTTAAAATCTTTGCAAAACAAACCTTGTAGTGAAAAGGACATCAgatgctattattattattattattattattattattattattattattattatcattatcattattattattattattattatcattattattatttacttttacagCGCCTGAAAATTGTCTAATTTCCTGTACTCTTACAGAGCACATAAACCCGTGCTTTTGCTCCACGTCAGTTTGGGCGGTATATTCATGCAACCAGTTTTATAAAAAGCTGCGTCTTAGAGTGGGAATTCAGCAAAATACGTGGGGTTTTAGGGATCAACCCCATGGACAAGCTGCAGGCCCCGGATTTTATccacttttttcctcccagcaaCCAGAATGGAATCAGCTTTATTTACAAAATTGCTCCTCATTTACCGAggggctttttaaaattctagtTTCGTtactgtttggggttttgtttatttgttttgtttagggttgggttgttggtttgttttgttttgtttttttttttttctttcaccaggTACAGACTTTATATGACTGCTAGAAACAGATTATTTCTAGAGTTagcttttctaaaaaataatttttatacaaaTGCTCTTAACTGGTTTCAGAAACTATCGATGCATCCATCCCATTACGGGGCTCCTCTGACCTTCGTTTTGCATAAAAGCAGAATGCGTTTTTAAAGGCTCCTCTCGCTTACTTTCACGCTTCAGATATTTTGATGCCTCTATTTCGGCTGAGTAACTCGGAGAAGGAAGACACTTCCACCCGTGAAAATTTTGTTACGAAAAAGGAAACGAGTTCACGTAGTGATTTAAAATCTTCCCGGGGGTGGGAATACTTTTACTCCGCTGATTCATCCCCGATTTGACGAGAAGAGTTTTGCTGAATTCCCGCAGTTCTCCCGCCTCCGACAGCCGTCCCGGGGAAAACTGCGAAACTCAaactcctctcctcctgcatccctggggaaATATCGCAGCCGGGAGAATATTGTGAATGCCGAGGGCAGAGCGGGCTGAGCACGGCTGTCCCAGCCCAGTCTCGGTGTCCTGGGTCCCCTGTGCCCGGTCACATCCCGATCTGCTGAAGGGACCGGGGTAACCGCGGGGCCGCTCCGCAGCGCTGCTTAGATCAATTAAAAATTGAGGtgttgtagttttgtttttttattttttttggttggttttatggggatttttttggtggttttttttttcatttgcatcaaAGCTCTCAATGAATTTTGAACACAACTAATCCGTTGTTTTCTCAACATCACCTCTTCTAAAACTCTAATAAAATGTCCCTGTCTCTCCCATCGCGCCTGGCGATGCCCAGCTCCGGGGCAGGCGGTGCCCGGAGCCCTGCGGGGATGGAGCTGCCCAGGCTGCGGGGCTCTGCCCGTTCCCACCGGGGGAACATCCCCCCGCagcccctgcccttccctcGGGGGCCCGAGCAGGGGAGACAGGCACAGCCACCTCCCCCCACCCGCTCCCTCCTCACGGCACTTAATATTCAGGAAATCCACAAAGTGCTACGAAGAGAGTGGAAAACGTGACATCACGGACTAATTGGGAAGGAGAGCTCGGGCTGAGGGAATAGCTCAGCCCTGAGTAATAAGTTATGTTTAATGGCTGGGTAAAGCTTCATCAGTGGCCATTAAACACGTATCcctctaaaaattattttctgcaaacacCTGAACACCTGGCCTTGTCAGAAAGTCAGACTATGGCATTATCTTTCAGAGCCATGCTCAGAGGATCCGGTTTGGTTTGAGTGAGGGCTGCAGCCCCTTTATTCCCTGCCCCTCGAGGTCCAGAGTCCATCCTCCTCCCTGCTACAAGCAGCTCTCACAAACTGGGTGTTCTCCATTTCTGTCCAATCATCCCTGAAACTACTATTGCCTGAATACATTTCATTTATATCCATTACAGCAGCCAGCAGAATGAGAAGCTCCCCAAATGTGCCACCTTTGTCCCCACCTCTGCCATCGGGTACCACACACCTGAGTGTTACACGTGTAACCAACTGGGACACTTCCTTCCTGAATCCTCTCATTCTGCAGGGCCCCAAACCAGCACAAACAGTGAGGCACACGCCTTTTGACataaaggattttaattttttattcatttatttttacttttagttAGTTCACAGACAAGGGATGAAATGCTTGGAAATAGAAACCAATGACCAGCCACACACGTGATTAGATTTCAGGCCGGGCAGTATTTTTGGTACAGCCTCTTCTCTATGGATTGATTCCTGGCCATGAAGAGATCTGTAGCTTCagagctccttccccagccctgccaggagggTGGTGGCTGTCCCTAAAACCAGGGTCCCAGTTTGAGATGAGTGCAGTGACACTCGAGGTGAGTGCTTGGTGACAGCTGTACCTCCGTCCTTCTCTGCCCAGGCCTGCTGTGGGTGAGTGGTGCCGTGGCCTGGGACTGTGGTCAGTGCCCAGCACCGAGGCCCCAGCCCACACCAAAGCTGACCTGGCCACAAGCAGAGCgatggcaggagctgtgcaggtgacATTGAAGGTGACATGTTCTGCAAATGATGGGACACACATAAAAGGGCAGCTTAAACATCAGTGCACTGGTGCAGTAAATAACCATACTCCACCTGGAACAGCACATCTGGCTGAACCATTCATTTCTAGGTGATAAAAGAGTTTCAGGCAGAAAACAATGATTTGTCCTTATCACTCTTGTGTGAGCTGAAATCCAGCCAAGCCCTGCATCTGTGTGGAAATGAGGGATGCTTTGCTGACACCCCGTTAGCCTGGTGCTGTAAACACGCGCTGTGTGCTGAGACTGCTCCCTGTGCACACGGCTGACTGCAACGGGACTGTTTATGGTTCATAAAATTAAGTTAATGACTACATCTGTGCAGAACTTGGGCCTTTGgtttttaaaagggaagaaacagaatgaaatccTTACACCCTTCAGTTTTATGGTTTGCCTCCAGTCACTTCTGGTTCCCAGTTCTCGAGTGCTACATCAGATCTGGACGATTTGGGTTTATAGATCAGCAGGGAGATGTTTAAATCATTAAACACAATAATGGCTCATTGAAgcactttatttaaaaaaataacaagatgttttatacatattaaaatcatattaaagCTGGCTTCCCTGTCCCTCACAAGCACCACTACAGGTAGTTAAACCACCTAAGTTAGAGAGCTAGTACCATAAAACAGCTCTCACTAAAGGCCAAACAATACAAAAGAATTAAGTGAAGAAGGGTTCTTCCGAACCATTCCTCTCAGTGATTCTGCCATACCCACTAggtcttttattttcctttcacacaTGTACAGGGACCCTCCAGCAGGTATTTTAAATTCTAAGGGAGAAACCCTTGCTGACACGGAAGCCACCAGAAGGAGATCTGCCATTCACTTGAGGTGAGATGAGACCTGAATTTCACATTGCTTACACTGCAGTCCTGTATCTGATATGGCAAATTTCTATTTACTGTGCTCAGAACTACATTTCAAACCCATATATGGCCACAGCTGCTTAAGAAGTTTAAACAATTTCCCTTTCCATACATATATTATGACACTTGCAAATTTTTGGACACTAATACGACATTCCAAGACCCACTGATAGAGATCTGCCAAGCTCCAGATGGATTTAACATGGCCTGTGCTTGTCCTGCTGGGCTTGGAGCCTcttccccagcctctctcctgGTCTGGGCTGATCCTGCACCctgcatcccacatcccacaccCCTACCCTGCATCCCTCATCCTGCACCCCATCTCACATCCCCAGTcgcacagctctgtgctgtacCCCTACCCCACAACCCCATCTCAGTTCCCCATCCCGCACCCTGTATCCCACTCCCCCATCCTGCACCCTGTATCTCCCATTCCCACACTCCCATTCCCATATCCCAATCCCTTATCCCCATTCCCACATCCTTATCCTGTATCCCCCATTCTTGTATCCCCATTTCTGCCCCCTGTATCTCCAATTCTCTCCCCCGTGTCCCACAGGATTTATCCCATAGTCTCCATTTCCACATCCCATATTCTGTATCTGCTCTTCCCTCACTCCATATCCCCCATCCTGTATCCTCCATCCCCCTATCCGCCATTCCCCTGTCTTGTGTCCCCATTCCCATGTCTCCCATTCCCATGTCCCAAATTCCTGTGTCGCCCATCTCCGTGtcccccattccccattcctgTGTCCCCCATCCCTGTGTTCCCCATTACCATGACCCCAATTACTCATTTCCTTGTTCCAATTCCCTATTTCCATGTCCCAATTCCTCATTCCCGTGcccccattccccattcccgTGCCCACATTCCCATGTCCCCAATTCCCCATTCCCATGTCCCAATTCCCCATTCCCGTGCCCCCATTCCCCATTTCCATGTCCCAATTCCCCATTCCCATGTCCCCATTCCCCGTTCCCGTGTCCCCATTCCCCATTTCCATGTCCCAATTCCCATTCCTGTGTCCCCATTCCCCATTTCCATGTCCCCATTCCCCATTTCCATGTCCAATTCCCATTCCCGTGTCCCCATTCCCCATTTCCATGTCCCCATTCCNNNNNNNNNNNNNNNNNNNNNNNNNNNNNNNNNNNNNNNNNNNNNNNNNNNNNNNNNNNNNNNNNNNNNNNNNNNNNNNNNNNNNNNNNNNNNNNNNNNNNNNNNNNNNNNNNNNNNNNNNNNNNNNNNNNNNNNNNNNNNNNNNNNNNNNNNNNNNNNNNNNNNNNNNNNNNNNNNNNNNNNNNNNNNNNNNNNNNNNNNNNNNNNNNNNNNNNNNNNNNNNNNNNNNNNNNNNNNNNNNNNNNNNNNNNNNNNNNNNNNNNNNNNNNNNNNNNNNNNNNNNNNNNNNNNNNNNNNNNNNNNNNNNNNNNNNNNNNNNNNNNNNNNNNNNNNNNNNNNNNNNNNNNNNNNNNNNNNNNNNNNNNNNNNNNNNNN includes the following:
- the BARX1 gene encoding homeobox protein BarH-like 1, translating into MQHPLELGAARYFPAEAFPDHRSHRYRSFMIEEILTDPPDAKGAAPAGELLKFGVQALLSARPYHNHLAVLKAEPAAVFKFPLAPLGCSGLGSALLAAGSGLQGGSASPHLPLELHLRGKLEPGPPEPGKAKKGRRSRTVFTELQLMGLEKRFEKQKYLSTPDRIDLAESLGLSQLQVKTWYQNRRMKWKKIVLQGGGLESPTKPKGRPKKNSIPSSEQLSEQERARDAEKPPESLGSPAEVSQEE